The Malus domestica chromosome 13, GDT2T_hap1 genome includes a window with the following:
- the LOC103447394 gene encoding bifunctional dethiobiotin synthetase/7,8-diamino-pelargonic acid aminotransferase, mitochondrial, which translates to MLTLTSLLLRPARHFVKPLSTRTASTATTPPPPLTVPLSHPIYLIWSANTSLGKTLVSTGLAASSLLSNRHPRRRSFLYLKPIQTGYPADSDSHFVFSKLTSLAPRRSPHLSLLASNHVLKASASAASSILAPQIPPNHGKGMCDLDWCEESRVDGGNSGNAPNSELVCKTMYAWGDPVSPHLAAERESGAVEDSTLLELLQRCLEIGFGKEKMDSFCVIETAGGVASPGPSGSLQCDLYRPFRLPAILVGDGRLGGISGTISAYESLKLRGYDVVAVVLEDHGLVNEVPLGSYFRNSVPVLVLPPIPQDLSDDLVEWYDDTQNVFDSLMEIMLLAHSERIKRLHNMPKRAVDVFWWPFTQHTFVPEGDVTVIDSRCGENFSVFKARNDDVMIQQFDACASWWTQGPDATLQTELARDMGYAAARFGHVMFPENVYEPALECAELLLEGVGKGWASRTYFSDNGSTAIEIALKMAFRKFSYDHGILLDHLKDNSAERHPELVVLALRGSYHGDTLGAMEAQAPSSYTGFLQQPWYNGRGFFLDPPTIFLYNNMWSLSLPKGLDSQILDLKNLTFCSRDNVFDKSRDKSDIAALYSTHISEQLSKFPESKGLIGSLIIEPVIQAAGGMHMVDPLFQRVLVNECRTRNIPIIFDEVFTGFWRLGTESAAELLCCFPDIACFGKLLTGGTVPLAATLTTSAIFDSFIGDSKLKALLHGHSYSAHAIGCTAAAKSIRWFKDSQRNPNITSKGSLLSELWDEKLVYQISSHPAIQRVVVLGTLCAVELRVEGSNAGYGSLYASSLLKKLREDGVYMRALGHVIYLMGGPCTSPKVCKLVLVKVCRRLEELSQTEND; encoded by the exons ATGCTCACCCTCACTTCTCTCCTTCTGCGCCCCGCCCGCCACTTCGTCAAACCCCTCTCCACCAGAACCGCCTCCACCGCCACCACTCCTCCGCCTCCTCTCACCGTCCCCCTCTCTCACCCCATCTACCTCATATGGTCCGCCAACACCTCCCTCGGCAAAACCCTAGTCTCCACCGGTCTCGCcgcctcctctctcctctccaaTCGCCACCCCCGCCGCCGCTCTTTCCTCTATCTCAAGCCCATTCAAACCGGCTACCCGGCCGACTCCGACTCCCATTTCGTCTTCTCCAAACTCACCTCCCTCGCCCCCCGCCGCTCTCCCCACCTCTCCCTCCTCGCCTCCAATCACGTTCTCAAGGCCTCTGCCTCCGCCGCCAGCTCCATCTTAGCCCCCCAAATTCCGCCAAATCACGGCAAGGGCATGTGTGATTTGGACTGGTGTGAAGAGAGCAGGGTTGATGGTGGCAATTCTGGGAATGCTCCGAATTCGGAGCTGGTTTGTAAGACAATGTACGCTTGGGGAGACCCTGTCTCGCCTCACTTAGCGGCTGAGAGAGAAAGTGGTGCGGTGGAGGACTCGACCTTGCTTGAATTGCTGCAGAGGTGTTTGGAAATTGGGTTTGGAAAGGAGAAAATGGATTCTTTCTGTGTGATTGAGACCGCTGGTGGGGTTGCTAGTCCAGGGCCTTCTGGATCGCTTCAATGTGACTTGTACAG ACCTTTCCGTTTACCTGCAATTCTTGTTGGAGATGGACGGCTAGGTGGTATTTCTGGAACCATTTCAGCTTATGAAAGTTTGAAACTCAGAGGTTATGATGTTGTTGCTGTTGTTCTTGAGGATCATGGCCTTGTAAATGAGGTTCCGTTAGGATCATATTTTCGAAACAG tgttcCAGTACTTGTGCTGCCGCCTATTCCACAAGACTTGTCAGATGACCTTGTGGAATGGTATGACGATACTCAGAATGTATTTGATTCGTTGATGGAAATAATGCTATTAGCCCACTCTGAACGAATCAAGAGATTGCATAACATGCCGAAAAGGGCCGTAGATGTTTTTTGGTGGCCATTTACTCAGCACACATTTGTACCAGAAGGAGATGTTACAGTGATCGATTCACGCTGTGGTGAAAACTTTTCAGTCTTCAAG GCTCGGAATGATGATGTTATGATTCAACAATTTGACGCATGTGCAAGTTGGTGGACTCAAGGACCCGATGCTACTTTACAG ACTGAGCTTGCAAGGGATATGGGTTATGCAGCTGCAAGATTTGGGCATGTGATGTTTCCTGAGAATGTTTATGAGCCAGCCTTAGAATGTGCTGAACTTTTGCTTGAAGGTGTTGGAAAAG GTTGGGCTTCTCGAACATATTTTTCGGATAATGGATCGACAGCAATTGAGATTGCATTGAAGATGGCGTTCCGTAAATTCTCTTATGATCATGGAATTCTTTTAGATCATCTCAAGGATAACTCAGCTGAGAGACATCCGGAACTTGTG GTCCTTGCTCTGAGAGGATCTTATCATGGCGATACTTTGGGTGCTATGGAAGCACAGGCACCATCATCTTATACAGGCTTTCTCCAACAACCATG GTATAATGGAAGAGGTTTTTTCCTTGATCCTCCCACAATCTTTTTGTACAACAATATGTGGAGCCTTTCGCTACCTAAAGGGTTGGATTCTCAGATTTTGGATCTTAAAAATTTGA CCTTCTGTTCCCGTGATAATGTTTTCGACAAGAGCAGGGACAAGTCAGATATTGCTGCTCTTTATTCAACACACATATCAGAACAGTTATCAAAGTTCCCTGAATCAAAAGGGTTAATTGGATCTTTGATTATTGAACCAG TCATACAAGCTGCCGGAGGAATGCATATGGTTGATCCACTTTTCCAGCGGGTTCTTGTAAATGAGTGCCGGACTAGAAATATTCCCATTATCTTTGATGAGGTGTTCACTGGTTTCTGGCGGCTAGGAACAGAG TCCGCAGCAGAATTACTATGTTGTTTTCCAGATATAGCATGCTTCGGGAAGTTGCTGACTGGTGGGACTGTGCCCTTGGCTGCCACATTGACTACAAGTGCCATATTTGACTCATTTATTGGAGACTCAAAG CTAAAGGCCCTTCTGCATGGACACTCATATTCTGCACATGCCATCGGGTGCACAGCAGCTGCTAAATCCATAAGATGGTTTAAGGATTCGCAGAGAAATCCTAATATCACGTCCAAAGGAAGCTTGCTTAGCGAG TTATGGGATGAAAAGCTAGTGTACCAGATCTCTTCACATCCTGCAATTCAAAGAGTGGTTGTGTTGGGGACACTCTGTGCTGTAGAGCTTCGAGTAGAAGGCTCCAATGCTGG GTATGGGTCACTCTATGCAAGCTCTCTTTTGAAGAAGCTCCGGGAAGATGGAGTTTACATGAGGGCGCTGGGACATGTCATATATCTCATGGGCGGACCCTGCACGTCTCCTAAGGTTTGCAAGCTAGTACTCGTTAAAGTTTGTAGAAGACTCGAAGAACTTAGCCAAACTGAAAACGATTAA